From one Xiphophorus hellerii strain 12219 chromosome 18, Xiphophorus_hellerii-4.1, whole genome shotgun sequence genomic stretch:
- the LOC116708189 gene encoding mRNA decay activator protein ZFP36L1 encodes MPSHPLNQFSELEDVMSKHFLSLDLGEQNRPPPSVNLAMTSPGYASDLCRSSSFSLSSLPADSSDGLFLASSQWGQPSESPSPSQLAANSNQWGKFGFLSQRSVSLVETRSMLAASLDWPSTELKTSESDMSPTALQAAAASSSSSSSSRYKTELCRSFTENGLCKYGGKCQFAHGPEELRDLNRHPKYKTEPCRTFHTIGFCPYGIRCHFIHNSEEEKKPAFSRSSSSFSSTLNASHQLADSSSPSSLRSHRPPLIRQSFSFAGFPSAPQHVLQSVLTGHTPPPSATAASFTCGSSGSPASCADITDLLSSAFLEMDSAFEASGVQQCQPSAGHVAQTDLRSHFLPSPDSGYSPSGLSPTSSPSLQQSPSSADHLLGSLGARSPSYTSLSDQDQDGGSSTSSLSSSESCGGSNDSNGKRLAVFSQLSVP; translated from the coding sequence cattttctCAGTCTTGACCTTGGAGAGCAGAACAGACCGCCTCCCTCTGTGAACCTGGCCATGACTTCTCCGGGTTACGCCAGCGATCTGTGCAGAAGCTCCTCGTTCTCTCTGTCCAGCCTCCCTGCCGATTCGTCAGACGGCCTGTTTCTGGCCTCCAGCCAATGGGGGCAGCCGTCAGAAAGCCCGTCGCCCTCCCAGCTTGCTGCTAACTCCAACCAGTGGGGAAAGTTTGGTTTTCTCTCCCAACGCTCTGTCAGCTTGGTGGAGACGAGGAGCATGCTGGCAGCAAGCCTAGACTGGCCCAGCACTGAACTGAAGACATCCGAAAGTGACATGAGCCCCACTGCCTTACAAGCTGCCGCTGCCTCTTCATCATCCAGCTCCTCATCACGCTACAAAACCGAACTTTGCAGATCTTTCACAGAGAACGGCCTGTGCAAGTACGGCGGGAAGTGCCAGTTCGCCCATGGCCCTGAAGAGCTACGTGATCTAAACAGACATCCTAAATACAAGACGGAGCCTTGTCGCACCTTTCACACCATCGGCTTCTGCCCGTACGGGATCCGCTGTCACTTTATCCACAACAGCGAGGAAGAGAAGAAACCCGCCTTTTCTCGCTCGTCCTCATCATTCTCCTCCACCCTTAACGCTTCTCACCAGCTAGCAGATTCCTCCTCTCCCTCGTCCTTGCGCTCTCACAGGCCGCCTCTGATCAGGCAGAGTTTTAGCTTCGCTGGCTTTCCTTCCGCTCCTCAGCATGTCCTCCAGTCAGTCTTGACTGGCCACACCCCTCCCCCTTCCGCCACCGCCGCCTCGTTTACATGCGGCTCATCAGGCTCTCCTGCTTCCTGTGCCGACATCACCGACCTCCTCTCCAGCGCCTTCCTGGAGATGGACTCCGCCTTCGAGGCGTCTGGCGTCCAGCAGTGCCAGCCCTCAGCGGGCCACGTTGCCCAAACCGACCTGCGCTCCCACTTCCTGCCTTCCCCCGACTCAGGCTACTCCCCCAGTGGACTGTCGCCCACCAGCTCACCCTCCCTCCAACAGAGCCCCAGCAGCGCTGACCATCTTCTGGGGTCGCTTGGCGCCCGCTCTCCGTCTTATACCTCCCTGTCAGATCAGGATCAGGACGGCGGCAGCTCCACCAGCTCCCTCAGTAGCTCCGAGTCATGCGGGGGGAGCAACGACAGCAACGGGAAGCGCTTGGCGGTGTTCAGCCAGCTCTCTGTTCCATAA